The following nucleotide sequence is from Tardiphaga sp. 709.
TCGAGGAATGCCGTCGCATGGGCACCTCGCAGGCCGAGATCGACACAGCCGAGAAGCTCGGCTTCGACACCGGCATCAAGGTCACGCATCCCGCCGACGCGTCATGGACACTGCCACTCTACATCGCGAACTTCGTGCTGATGGATTACGGCACCGGCGCCATCATCGGCTGCCCGGCACACGATCAGCGCGACCTGGATTTCGCGCGCAAGTACGATCTGCCGGTGCTCGACGTGTTTGTGCCCGTCGGCAGCGATGAGCGCGTTGGTAACATCGCTTTCGCTCCGGCGAAAAGTGAGACTGTGCAGTATGTCCGTTGGGTGGGTGAACCCGGCGTGATGACCTGCGAAGAAGCGATGAAGAAGTCGCTCGAGATTTTCGAGAAGGACGGCTGGGGCAAGCGCGAGATCAATTTCCGCCTACGCGACTGGGGCATCTCACGTCAGCGCTATTGGGGTTGCCCGATCCCGATCATCCACTGCCCGAGCTGCGATATCGTGCCGGTGCCGGACAAGGATCTGCCGGTCGTGCTGCCGGAGGACGTTTCCTTCGACAAGCCGGGCAATGCGCTTGATCATCATCCGACGTGGAAGCATGTGAAGTGCCCAAACTGCGGCGCGGATGCGCGGCGCGAAACCGATACCATGGACACCTTCGTGGATTCGTCTTGGTACTTCACGCGCTTCACCGATCCGTGGAACACGACGGCACCTACGACGACTGCTGTCGCCAACCGCATGATGCCGGTCGATCAGTATATCGGCGGCGTCGAACACGCGATCCTGCATCTGCTCTATAGTCGCTTCTTCACTCGCGCGATGAAGGCGACGGGTCACGTCAATTTCGACGAACCATTTGCCGGCATGTTCACGCAGGGCATGGTGGTTCACGAGACCTACAAGAAGCAGGACGGCACCTTCGCCTCACCGGCCGAGATCAACATCGAGATCGGCGGTAACGGCCAACGCGCTACGCTGATCGCCACTGGCGAAGACATCACCATCGGCCCGATCGAAAAGATGTCGAAGTCGAAGCGCAACACAGTCGATCCCGACGACATCATGGGCACCTACGGCGCCGATACCGCCCGCTGGTTCATGCTGTCGGATTCGCCGCCCGACCGCGACGTGATCTGGAGCGAAGAAGGCGTCAAGGGCGCCTCGCGTTTCGTGCAGCGCCTGTGGCGTCAGATCAACGAATCAGCCGCACATGGCAAATCTGCGCCGGCAGCCCGTCCCGCTGAATTTGGCCCCGATGCCTTGGCGATCCGCAAGGCTGCCCATGGCGCGCTCAGCAAGGTCTCGACCGAGATCGAAAAGCTGCACTTCAATGTCTGCCTGGCCCATATCCGCGAATTTTCCAATGTGTTGGGCGAAGCTTTGGCACGCCCGGGAACCCCGGCTCCGGATGTCTGCTGGGCGCTCCACGAGGCCTCGGTCATCCTTGTCCAACTGTTTGCGCCGATGATGCCGCATCTGGCCGAGGAATGCTGGGGTGTGCTGGGGCAACCGGGCATGATCTCGGAAGCCCGTTGGCCGCAAATCGAGCCCAATCTGCTGGTTGAAGACACCATGACCCTGCCGGTGCAGGTCAATGGCAAAAAGCGCGGAGAAGTCACAGTGGCCCGGGAAGCGACGAACCCGGAAATTGAGGCTGCCGCTCTGGCACTCGATGCTGTAAAACAGGCGCTGGACGGCAAGCCCGTCAAGAAGGTCATCGTCGTCGCCCAGAGGATCGTGAATGTTGTCGGCTAAATCCCGCATTGCCGCCCGGCTCATGGTCGTCGCCACCTTGGCGGCGCTGACAGCCGGCTGCTTCCAGCCGATGTATGCCGAGCGCAATGATGGCAAGCCCGGCCTGCGCGAGAAGCTGCAGGGCGTCGAAGTTCCGCCATTGGAATATCCCAATGCATCACCGCAGGCCCGCGTCGGTGTGGCGATCCGCAACGCGCTGATGTTCAAGATGTATGGCAGTGCCACCGGCCTGCCGCCGACCTATCAGCTGAAGATCCGCTTCAATCCGAGCCGGACCTCGCTGATCGTCGATCCGAATACCGCGCTGCCGACCAGCGAGAATTACGGTATCGACGCGACCTATGGTCTGATCGAGATCGCCACCGGCAAGCAGGTCCTGACCGGCAGCACCTTCTCCCGCGTCACCTACGACATCCCCGGCCAGCTGCAGCGCTTTGCCCGCGCCCGCGCCTATCGGGACGCTGAAGACCGCGCCGCGGCCGAGATCGCCGACAACATCAATACCCGGCTGGCGTCGTTCTTCTACGCCGGCACCTAAGCACGCCGCGTGGTTGCGCTTCGCGGAAAAGATATCGACACGTTCCTGGCCAGGCCGGATGCCGGCCGGCCCATTATCCTGCTTTACGGAGCTGATGCCGGACTCGTGCGCGAACGCGCCGACGCGCTGATGAAATCCGCGGTCGACGATCCCAACGATCCATTTTCGCTGGTTCGCATGGACGGCGACGATCTCGCTGCCGAACCGTCCCGGCTCGTCGAAGAGGCGATGACAGTGCCATTGTTCGGCGGGCGCCGCGCGATCCGAGTCCGCGCGGGCTCGAAGAATTTTTCCAGCGGCGTCGATACGCTCGCCGACTCCGACATCAAGGACTGCCGCATCGTCATCGAGGCCGGCGAGCTCAGGCCGGAATCGCCTTTGCGGAAAGTTTGCGAGAAGGCCAGGACAGCGGTGGCCATCGCCTGTTACCCGGACACCGAGCGCGATCTCGCAAAGCTTATCGACGAAGAACTCCGCGTCTCCAATCTCCGCATGGCGCCGGATGCGCGCGCGACACTGATGTCGCTGCTTGGCGGTGATCGGCAAGCGTCGCGTAATGAACTCCGCAAGCTGACGCTCTATGCGCATGGCACCGGCGAAGTCACGCTCGACGATGTGATGGCCGTCGTTGCCGACGCGTCCGAACTGAAGATCGATCCGATCGTCGATGGCGCCTTTGCCGGAAATCCCGCCGCGGTGGAGGTCGAGTTCAACAAGGCGATGATCGCCGGGACTTACCCGGGCATGATCATGATGGCTGCGCAGCGCCAGGCCGCACTGCTGCACAAAGCCAGCCTGCTGGTAGAGGCCGGCAGCTCTGCGTCATCCGCTGTCGAGAGCGGATTTCCGCGGCTGCATTTCTCACGCAAGGGAACGGTGGAAGCGGCGCTGCGCAATTTCTCAGCGCAGCGACTGGTGACTATTATCGACCAGCTCGCGGTCGCCGCGCTCGATGTCCGCAAACAAAACGCCCTCGGCGCGGTGATCGCACAGAGGGCGTTGATGTCGATTGCCGTGAATGCAAGGCGGCGCGGTTAGCTTTCCGAATCCAGCCGCTTCAGAATTTCGTCGAGCTGATCGAGATCACGATACTTGATGATCACGGTGCCGCCGGGATCGCGGTGATCCACCGACACCTTCAGCCCGAGCACGTCGCTGACCCGCTTTTCGAGCGCGATCGTGTCTGCATCTTTCGCCGCCTTGGGAGACGACGTACGCGGCTTCTGCGGCGCGCGTTCCGGCACGCCCTCTTCATGCGCGAGTGCTTCGGTCTGACGAACGTTCAGTCCCTCGGCGATGATCCGCTTCGCGGCGCTCGACGCATCCGGCAGGTTGATCAGCGCGCGGGCGTGACCGTTGGACAACTGACCCGACGCGATCAGGCCCTGCACGTCCTCCGGCAGCTTGGTGAGACGCATCATGTTGGCTACATGGCTGCGGCTCTTGCCGACGATCTTCGCGATTTCATCCTGACTGTGTTTGTAGGTCTCGGCGAGTGCGTGATAGCCCTGTGCCTCTTCCATCGCATTGAGATCTTCGCGCTGGACGTTCTCGATGATCGCGATTTCCATCGCGGCCGAATCCGTCACGTCGAGCGGCACGATCGGCACTTCATGCAGACCGGCGATCTGCGACGCACGCCAACGGCGCTCACCGGCGATGATCTCGAAGCGATCGTTCGAGCCCTTCACCGGCCGCACCACGATCGGCTGGATCACACCATGCTGCTTGATCGATGCCGCAAGTTCGCTGAGCTCCGCATCCGCAAAGGCCCGCCGCGGGTTGCGCGGATTGGCCTTGAGAAATTCGATAGGCACCTTGCGTTGATTGCGCGAAGGACGCTCGACATGCGCGGCTTCGCCGCCGACATCGCCGATCAGACTTGCAAGACCGCGGCCTAACCGCGAACGCGCTTCATCGGCCATCGCCAATCCCTTCGAACTCATGCGGGTTACTCCGTACTCAAACTAGAAATTCAGACCGCAGGATCGGTGGCGCAAAGCTCACCGCATCCCGAAAACTATCGACGCAAGATTTCAGTGAGCAGTACGCAGATCGCGCTCGCGCTGGATCACTTCGGTCGCGAGCCGCAAGTAGGCTTCGGAGCCCGAACACTTCAGATCATAGACGAGCACTGGCTTACCGTAGGACGGTGCTTCCGAAATGCGGACGTTGCGCGGGATCATGGTCTCGTAAACCTTGCTGCCCATGAACTCGCGCACGTCGGCAACGACCTGGTTCGACAGGTTGTTGCGTGCGTCGAACATGGTCATCACGATGCCATGGATCGACAGGTTCGGATTCAGCGTCGAGCGCACCTGCTCCACCGTCTGCAGCAGCTGTGACAAACCTTCGAGCGCGAAGAACTCACACTGCAGGGGAACGAGGATCGCATCCGACGCAGCCATCGCATTGACCGTGAGAAGATTGAGCGACGGCGGACAATCGATCAGCACATAAGTGTAGTCGGAGCCCGGCGAGACATTGTTGTTCAATTCGCCAATCGCATCGCGCAGCCGGAAGGCGCGGTCGCGGGCCGAACCAAGTTCGAGCTCAAGGCCCGAGAGATCCATGGTCGAGGCAGCGATATGCAGACGCGGCACGGCGGTGACCACAACGGCATCGCGCAGCGGCGCTTCGCCGATCAGGACGTCATAGGTCGAGCAGTTGCGATTGCGACGATCGATGCCGAGACCGGTGGACGCATTGCCTTGCGGATCGAGATCGACGATCAGCACGCGCTCGCCGATTGCGGCAAGTGCGGTGCCGAGATTAATCGCAGTCGTGGTCTTGCCGACGCCGCCCTTCTGGTTAGCCAGCGCCAGGATGCGCGGGTGTCCAGGCACCGTATTTGACGCATGCTCTTGATATTCCTGATCAATTACGGTCATTGGCGTGGCCATTTTGGTTTGCGGACGGGGTCAATCGCTCGATCCGGTCGAGTTCGACGATCCAGCCTTGTCCGCCGGTCAGGCTGGCATGCAGGCGCGGGCTTATATTCCAATATCTAGTAGCTTCGGTCAATTCCGATTCTACATCTTGACCCTTGAGAAATAAGGCTTTTGTGCCTGGCTTCTTCATTAGGGGCTCGGCGAAACCGATAACGATATGTAACGACGCAACGGCACGCGCGGTGATGCAATCGACATGCTCGGGAAATCTATCCACATTATCCCCGATGTCAGCGAGGTGAACTGTACCCGGGGCTTGTGTCACCCGTAGCGCTTCGCGCAGGAACGCCGCCTTCTTGGCGTTGCGCTCGACGAGATGAACATGCCCACTTCCGACGTCACCCATGGCACAGGCCAGAACGACACCGGGAAAGCCTCCGCCGCTGCCGAAGTCGAGCCAGATCTTTGCATCCGGCGCGAGGTTCAGAAGCTGCAGCGAATCCGAGATATGGCGCGTCCAGAGATTTGGAAGCGTGGCCGGCGAAATCAGATTTGTCTTGGCCTGCCACTGCAGCAACAGGTCAACATAGCGATCGAGCCTGTCTTCCGTTTCACGTGAAACAGGTGTCAACCGCAGGGCCACAGCCTTGTCGGCATCGAGCCGGGGTACGGGAGCAGCTTGCTGGGATCGTTGGGCCATTAGATTGTCTGAAAAGCTGTTGGGACCCATCCATACTCTGAGTCCATTGCTGCCGCTATCAAATTGCCGGATCGAGGCGACGAATCCGGGCCGGAATTGCCGATGAATGAGCGACTGACCTATCAGGAGGCCCTTCGACGCACCGGCCTGCTCGGCATCCTCGAGCCGTTCGACCCGCGTATGATCGGCACGCTGCCGCTCGGCGTCGCCCGGCCCGATAGTGACATCGATATCGTCTGTTGCGCCGCCGACCTGTCCACGGCTGTCGGACTTGTCTGGAGCACTTCGGCGAGTCCGAGAGCTTTGCCATTTATCAATGGTCGGCCAAAGGCCGACCGGTGATCGCGACATTCGAGGCGTATGGATGGCCGTTCGAGATCTTTGTCAGCTCGACTCCCGTACAGGATCAAACTGGCTGGCGGCACTTCGAGGTCGAGAAGCGACTGCTGACCCTGGGTGGACCCACCTTCCACACCGCCATCTGCGCGTTACGGGCCGAGGGAGTGAAGACAGAGCCTGCTTTTGCGCGTGCTCTCAAGCTTGAACGTGATCCTTATACTGCCCTGTACAACTTGTTCAGCACCTCTGATGACCAGCTGAATGCAGTCCTGAGGGCGCAAGGCTTTGCAGTCTAGAGGATTCAGGACAGTGAGTTGACCAGGATCAATGCGAGCGGGACGAGTCCTGCCTCCAATGAATCATCGTTGGAGGCAGATGACCATGAGTGCGATCGTACGGCTTTTCCTGATGCTGGCAGCGCCCATCGCTGCGCTATTCGTCTCGCGTGACGCACTCAATTTTGACGTGGTCCAGACAATCGTTGCTGTAATTCTTTTTACAGTGGCCGTCGCAGCTGTTGCTTTCTGGCCCCGCCGTCCAGCGAAGCCACCTTCAACAGAGCCGCGCTGATTTCGGCTTCCTGTTTCACGTGAAACAACCAACTAGGCCAAAGCAGCCTTCGGCTTACGTGCTTCGCGGCGGAGATAGGCCGCGAGAATGGCCAGGGCGGCCGGGGTCATACCATCCAGACGTCCGGCCTGCCCCACTGTGTGCGGAAGCGCGGCTTTAAGCTTCGCCCGGGCCTCATTGGACAGTCCGGGGACCACATCATAGTCGACATCCACCAGCGAGAGACCCTCGTCACGGCGAAAAGCCTCCACATCCGCGGTCTGACGCTTCAGATAGACATCATATTTGGCGTCGATCTCGATATGGGTGCCGATCGCTGGGTCAATGGCCGACAATTCTGGCCAGATCCCGGTCACGGTGGCCCATTCGGTCTCGGGGTAGGACAGGAGATCGAAGGCGGAGCGGCGCTGACCGTCATGATTGAGCGCCAGACCGTGCTTAGCCGCCCCGTTAGGAGTGATCGAGAGCGCCTGGGTCAGGGCCTTACCGGCAGTGAGGGCTTCCATCTTGGCGCCATGGCGGACCGAACGGGCGCTGCCGACACATCCCAGGCTGATACCTTTATCGGTCAGGCGCTGATCGGCGTTGTCGGCACGCAGCGTAAGCCGGTATTCCGCCCGTGACGTGAACATCCGATAGGGCTCGGTAATCCCGCGAGTGACCAGATCGTCGATCATCACGCCCAGATAGCCGTCAGCTCGATCGAACACGATCAACTGGCTACCGCTCGCGGCCAGGGCCGCATTCAGACCGGCGACGAGACCTGGGCGGCGGCTTCTTCGTATCCGGTGGTGCCATTGATCTGCCCGGCCAGAAACAGGCCGGGGACGCGCTTGGTCTGCAGGGTCGGATCGAGTTCGCGGGGATCGACATGGTCATATTCGATCGCATAGCCCGGGCGGACCATTCGGACCCGCTCGAGACCGGGGATCGAGGACAGGATCGCAGCCTGAACGTCCTCGGGCAGTGAGGTAGAGATACCGTTGGGATAGACCGTGGAGTCATCGAGGCCTTCCGGCTCCAGGAAGATCTGGTGGCCATCGCGATCGCCGAAACGGACGATCTTGTCCTCGATGGACGGGCAATAGCGCGGCCCCGAGCTCTTGATCTGGCCGGAATACATCGGCGAGCGATGCACATTGGCCCGGATCACCTCATGGGTCGCCGGTGTGGTGCGCGTGATGCCGCACTGAATCTGCGGATTGGTGATCCGATCGGTCATCACCGAAAACGGCTCCGGCGGATCGTCGGCGGACTGCATCTCAACGGCGGCCCAGTCTATGGTGGTCCCATCGAGCCGCGGTGGCGTGCCGGTCTTGAGCCGTCCGAGGGTAAAGCCGACGCGCTCGAACGCCTTGGACAGGCCGAGTGCGGGAGCTTCATCGATCCGGCCAGCGGGCCAGTTCTTCTCGCCGAGATGGATCAGGCCGCGCAGAAAGGTCCCAGTGGTGATGACCACCGATCCGGCGGAGAGTTCGCGGCCATCGGCCAGACGGATGCCGGTGACCCGGCCATTTGACATCAGCAGGTCGTCGGCCTCGCCTTCAACCACACTCAGATTCTCGGTCGCCACGATCGCCGCCTGCATCGCTGCAGCGTAAAGCTTGCGGTCCGCCTGGGTACGCGGGCCACGAACGGCCGGACCCTTCCTGCGGTTGAGCATGCGGAACTGGATCCCGCTGGCATCAGCGACGCGTCCCATCAACCCGTCCAGCGCATCCACCTCGCGAACGAGATGGCCCTTACCGAGACCGCCGATGGCTGGGTTGCAGGACATCGCGCCAACGGTCGCAAACTGATGCGTGACCAATGCCGTCCGCGCGCCCATGCGCGCAGCACCAGCCGCGGCCTCGCAGCCGGCATGGCCTCCCCCGATTACGATGACGTCAAACTTGTCCTGCATGGCCGCAGCTTCTAGCGCGGGTGCCGCTGGGATTGAAGAGAAATCCACAGACAGTGTTCACGTGAAACAACAGACGTCCTTTAAGAGGATCAGAGAGCCGGACTGTTTCACGTGAAACACACTCTTGTTTAGCCGCGATGGCGCGGAGCATCTTACAACAAAGCAGTCCAGTCGAGCCAGCCGCCCGCAAACCTAGCCTTTGGATTGCATCGCTCCGCTCGTAATGACAGCTGAAATTTCTACGCTTTTGCCGAGTGTTCCACGTTATATTGATTTTATATTCACTTCATTAAATAATGAACAAAGAAATATTACTTACCTATACAAAAATCTCGAAAGATGCTATCAAGGACATCTTCCACATCGACACGTCCCAGCAACCGCCCCAATTGCTGCGCTGCAGCACGCATATCTTCGGCAACGAATTCTTCGCCTTGCCCAGCCGATGTTGCAGCATGCTGCAGCAAATCCGACGTGCTGCGCAGCAAAAGACGCTGCCGCTCCCGGGTAATCAGCCCAGCCTCACCGCTCCCGAAGTATCGACCGGCAAAATCGACAAGCAGGGCTAACAGCTGTGCGAGGCCATCACCGCGCTCTGCAGAGATGGCGATCAACAGATCTGGCCCGGCCGACGCAGTCTGGACCAGATCGACCTTGTTCCGGACCACCCAGACCGGCGTCTCAGATTCCGTCAGCCATTGTTCTGGATTGGACGCCTCCGCGCTGGAGTCGACCAGCCACAGCACCAGATCCGCTTCGGCCGCCCGAGCCCGCGCCCGGCGCACCCCCTCCTCCTCTACCGGATCGGCCGTCTCGCGAATGCCGGCGGTGTCGATGATAGTTACCGGATAACCGTCGAGGTCGAGCTGCACCTCGATGACGTCCCGGGTGGTGCCGGCATGCGGTGAAACAATTGCCACGTCGCGCCGGGCGAGCTGATTCATCAGCGTCGATTTGCCGACATTGGGCTGGCCCGCGATCGCCACCAACAGACCGTCGCGCAACCGCTCGCTTCGACCCTGCGCCGCCAGCACTCCCTCGATCTCTCGATGCAGCGCCGATGCTTTCGCCAAAGCCGGCGCCAGCAATTCGGCGGATACGTCGCCCTCGTCGGAAAAATCGATACCGACTTCGACCAGAGCCAGCGCCTCGATGATCTGCTGTCGCCAGTTGCGCGCCTTGTCGCCGACTAGTCCCTTGAGCTGCCGCAGCGCCTGGCGCCGCTGCCGGTCGGTATCGGCATGGATCAGATCATCAAGGCCTTCCGCCTCGGTCAGGTCGAGCTTGCCGTTCTCGAACGCACGGCGCGTAAATTCGCCGGGCTCCGCCGGCCGCAAGCCGTCGATAGCGCCCAGCGCCACGAACAAGGAGGCCAGTACCGCGCGCCCGCCGTGGATATGAAATTCGGCGACATCTTCCCCAGTCACGCTGGCCGGTCCCGGAAACCACAGCACCACCGCATCGTCGATCGGGCCGAGCTTCTCGTCTGACAACAGAACATGGGTCGCCAACCGCGGCGCCGGCAGTCTCTTCGCCAGACGCGTCAGCGCCTCACCTGCCTGGGGACCTGACACGCGGACAATCGCAATCGCCGTCGGCGGGCGGCCGGAGGACAAGGCGTAGATCGTCTGGTCGCGCGGATGCATCGCCTATTTGCCGATGGGGGTGGCGGGATGCAATGGGGATTCTGACTCAGAAATCCCACCCACACCGTCATTCTGGGCCGAGCGAAGCGCTTGATGCAACCGAACCCAGAACGACAGTAAGTGACGGCGCACCAAACAAAAAGAGCGCCGATGCTTTCGCTACGGCGCTCTTTGAAATCCTGAAGCTGCTCGCTCGAACAGCCCTGAAACTTACGTATTCATTGAATCGAAGAATTCCGAGTTGTTCTTCGTGTTGCGGAGCTTGTCGAGCAGGAAGTCGATGGCGTCCATCGTACCCATCGGATTGAGGATCCGGCGGAGCACATACATCTTCTTGAGAAGCTGCGGATCGGTGATGAGCTCTTCCTTGCGGGTGCCCGAGCGCGAGATATCGATCGCCGGGAAGGTCCGCTTGTCCGAGACCTTGCGGTCCAGGATGAGTTCGGAGTTACCGGTGCCCTTGAATTCTTCGAAGATGACTTCGTCCATGCGGCTGCCAGTATCGACCAGCGCGGTGGCGATGATAGTCAGCGAACCGCCTTCTTCCACATTACGGGCGGCACCGAAGAAGCGCTTCGGCCGCTGCAGCGCGTTGGCGTCAACGCCGCCGGTCAGCACCTTGCCGGACGACGGGACGACGGTGTTGTACGCGCGGCCGAGGCGGGTGATCGAATCCAGGAGGATGACCACATCGCGGCCGTGCTCGACCAGGCGCTTTGCCTTCTCGATCACCATTTCGGCGACCTGCACGTGACGCACAGCCGGCTCGTCGAAGGTCGAAGAGACGACTTCACCCTTCACCGAACGCTGCATGTCCGTGACTTCTTCCGGACGTTCGTCGATCAGAAGAACGATCAGATAGCATTCCGGATGATTGGCCGTGATCGAATGCGCGATATTCTGCATCAGCACGGTCTTACCCGTGCGCGGCGGCGCTACGATCAGTGCGCGCTGGCCCTTGCCAATCGGCGCGACGATGTCGATAACGCGCGCCGAGAGATCGCGGCGGGTCGAATCTTCCAGCTCGAGGCGGAAGCGCTGATCCGGGAATAGCGGGGTGAGATTGTCGAAATTGACCTTGTGCTTCGACTTCTCCGGATCTTCGAAATTGAGCGTATTGACCTTCAGCAGAGCGAAATAGCGTTCGCCTTCCTTCGGGCTGCGAATATGGCCTTCGACCGTATCGCCAGTGCGCAGGCCAAAACGGCGAATCTGCGAGGGCGAGACGTAAATATCGTCCGGACCCGGCAGGTAGTTCGCATCGGGTGACCGCAAGAAGCCGAAACCGTCGGAGAGAACCTCGACGACGCCTTCGCCGATGATGTCGGTTTCCTTGATCGCCAGCTGCTTCAAGCTCGCGAACATCAGCTCCTGCTTGCGCATGGTGCTGGCATTTTCGACCCCGAGCTCTTCCGCAAACGAGACAAGCTCGGCTGGCGTCTTGGCCTTGAGGTCCTGGAGTTTCATTTCCCGCATTGGGAGGGATCCTGTGGAAAGTCGGGGAGGGAGCGCGAGGTAGCCAAGACGGATGCGGACGCTGGAAAAGATCAGGAAAGTCCGCAGGTCTCTGGCCAGGAAGTCTTGAGCGAGGAAGGTGCTGAAGGAGCTTCAAACCTGATGCGGTGGCCGGTTCAAAAAGCGAAACCGGTACAAACCACATCCGCCTGCGTGGGGTGGGATGACGCGAATATAGAAAATCGCAGGGTGTCGCGCAAGGAGCCGAAACGGCGGTTGTGATGACAAATTTGGCCTAGAACGGCTTCACGATCACCAAAATGACGATCAGGATCATCAAAATTGTCGGTACCTCGTTGATAATTCGATAGAATTTCGAAGTCCGCGTATTATTGTCCTGAGCAAAATCACGCACCCGGGCACTCAGGAAGCCGTGAACGCCAGACATCAGCAGCACCAGCGTCAGTTTGGCGTGAAACCAGCCCGAGCTGAACCAGTGACCGGCCCAGGCGAGATACAGGCCGAGGATCCAGGTGGCGATCATCGCCGGATTGATGATCGCCTTGAGCAGGCGACGCTCCATCACTTTGAAGGTTTCGGATTGCTTCGAGCCGATCTCTGCGTCGCAGTGATAGACGAACAGTCTCGGCAGATAGAGCATGCCCGCCATCCACGAGATGACGGCGATCACATGCAGCGCCTTGGCCCATTCATACATTCGAAAGTTCTTTCCAGCATCACTGCGTCACATCGCACGTGCCGAGACCGGAACACTTCACCGGAAAGCCGCGTTGCAGGACACGCCGATACAGAGCGGATCACCGCACTATCCGCAAGCCATCCTTCTCTTAAATAATATTTATAGAATCTTAGGTTTGAGTCTAAGTGACAGTGGATTTCAGCCGCCCAAAACAATCCCAGAACTGTCCCACGCTTATGCACATCGCCGCGTGATTTTCCGACAGCCGCTCGCATGCAAGTTCGATATGCAGCGCAAAGGCTTACCGTCGCTGTGCACTGGATTATCCCAAGACAAACCTAGATAACCCCATTATCATTCCAGATAGCCTCAGAGTTTTTCCTTTTCATGAGGCCTGTGAAGAAAAAACCGAGTTATCCCGGGTCCGCCGAGGCGGTGGTCGATATCCCGGAAAAGCTCCACAGCGATTCACAGGACATACACGATCATGGTGCCCACCACCGGCAGCTATTTTCATCTCCATCTGGTTTCCGATTCGACCGGTGAGACGCTGATCACGGTGGCCCGCGCCGTCGCGGCGCAATACGCGAATGTCACGCCGGTCGAGCATGTCTACCCGCTTGTGCGGAGTCAGAAGCAGCTTGATCGGGTGCTTTCCGAGATCGAGGAAGCGCCGGGCATCGTTCTCTTTACGCTGCTGGAAAAAGATCTGGTCGGCCGACTGGAAGCCAAGTGCCAGGAGATCAACAGCCCGAGCCTGTCGATCATCGGGCCGGTGATGCAA
It contains:
- the leuS gene encoding leucine--tRNA ligase — translated: MSNERYNARETEPRWQRVWDDKAIFATKNDDPREKYYVLEMFPYPSGRIHMGHVRNYTMGDVVARFQRAQGKNVLHPMGWDAFGLPAENAAIERKVAPKAWTYENIASMKKQLQTMGLSLDWSREFATCDPTYYKHQQKMFLDFMRAGLAERKKSKVNWDPVDHTVLANEQVIDGRGWRSGALVEQRELTQWFFKISKYSDELLSALDTLDRWPDKVRLMQRNWIGKSEGLHFQFGLIGAPTGFDKLPVFTTRPDTMYGPTFAAISPDHPLAKALAEKDPKVVAFIEECRRMGTSQAEIDTAEKLGFDTGIKVTHPADASWTLPLYIANFVLMDYGTGAIIGCPAHDQRDLDFARKYDLPVLDVFVPVGSDERVGNIAFAPAKSETVQYVRWVGEPGVMTCEEAMKKSLEIFEKDGWGKREINFRLRDWGISRQRYWGCPIPIIHCPSCDIVPVPDKDLPVVLPEDVSFDKPGNALDHHPTWKHVKCPNCGADARRETDTMDTFVDSSWYFTRFTDPWNTTAPTTTAVANRMMPVDQYIGGVEHAILHLLYSRFFTRAMKATGHVNFDEPFAGMFTQGMVVHETYKKQDGTFASPAEINIEIGGNGQRATLIATGEDITIGPIEKMSKSKRNTVDPDDIMGTYGADTARWFMLSDSPPDRDVIWSEEGVKGASRFVQRLWRQINESAAHGKSAPAARPAEFGPDALAIRKAAHGALSKVSTEIEKLHFNVCLAHIREFSNVLGEALARPGTPAPDVCWALHEASVILVQLFAPMMPHLAEECWGVLGQPGMISEARWPQIEPNLLVEDTMTLPVQVNGKKRGEVTVAREATNPEIEAAALALDAVKQALDGKPVKKVIVVAQRIVNVVG
- the lptE gene encoding LPS assembly lipoprotein LptE; protein product: MLSAKSRIAARLMVVATLAALTAGCFQPMYAERNDGKPGLREKLQGVEVPPLEYPNASPQARVGVAIRNALMFKMYGSATGLPPTYQLKIRFNPSRTSLIVDPNTALPTSENYGIDATYGLIEIATGKQVLTGSTFSRVTYDIPGQLQRFARARAYRDAEDRAAAEIADNINTRLASFFYAGT
- the holA gene encoding DNA polymerase III subunit delta codes for the protein MVALRGKDIDTFLARPDAGRPIILLYGADAGLVRERADALMKSAVDDPNDPFSLVRMDGDDLAAEPSRLVEEAMTVPLFGGRRAIRVRAGSKNFSSGVDTLADSDIKDCRIVIEAGELRPESPLRKVCEKARTAVAIACYPDTERDLAKLIDEELRVSNLRMAPDARATLMSLLGGDRQASRNELRKLTLYAHGTGEVTLDDVMAVVADASELKIDPIVDGAFAGNPAAVEVEFNKAMIAGTYPGMIMMAAQRQAALLHKASLLVEAGSSASSAVESGFPRLHFSRKGTVEAALRNFSAQRLVTIIDQLAVAALDVRKQNALGAVIAQRALMSIAVNARRRG
- a CDS encoding ParB/RepB/Spo0J family partition protein; this encodes MADEARSRLGRGLASLIGDVGGEAAHVERPSRNQRKVPIEFLKANPRNPRRAFADAELSELAASIKQHGVIQPIVVRPVKGSNDRFEIIAGERRWRASQIAGLHEVPIVPLDVTDSAAMEIAIIENVQREDLNAMEEAQGYHALAETYKHSQDEIAKIVGKSRSHVANMMRLTKLPEDVQGLIASGQLSNGHARALINLPDASSAAKRIIAEGLNVRQTEALAHEEGVPERAPQKPRTSSPKAAKDADTIALEKRVSDVLGLKVSVDHRDPGGTVIIKYRDLDQLDEILKRLDSES
- a CDS encoding ParA family protein, which gives rise to MTVIDQEYQEHASNTVPGHPRILALANQKGGVGKTTTAINLGTALAAIGERVLIVDLDPQGNASTGLGIDRRNRNCSTYDVLIGEAPLRDAVVVTAVPRLHIAASTMDLSGLELELGSARDRAFRLRDAIGELNNNVSPGSDYTYVLIDCPPSLNLLTVNAMAASDAILVPLQCEFFALEGLSQLLQTVEQVRSTLNPNLSIHGIVMTMFDARNNLSNQVVADVREFMGSKVYETMIPRNVRISEAPSYGKPVLVYDLKCSGSEAYLRLATEVIQRERDLRTAH
- the rsmG gene encoding 16S rRNA (guanine(527)-N(7))-methyltransferase RsmG, translating into MAQRSQQAAPVPRLDADKAVALRLTPVSRETEDRLDRYVDLLLQWQAKTNLISPATLPNLWTRHISDSLQLLNLAPDAKIWLDFGSGGGFPGVVLACAMGDVGSGHVHLVERNAKKAAFLREALRVTQAPGTVHLADIGDNVDRFPEHVDCITARAVASLHIVIGFAEPLMKKPGTKALFLKGQDVESELTEATRYWNISPRLHASLTGGQGWIVELDRIERLTPSANQNGHANDRN
- a CDS encoding DUF4269 domain-containing protein; amino-acid sequence: MNERLTYQEALRRTGLLGILEPFDPRMIGTLPLGVARPDSDIDIVCCAADLSTAVGLVWSTSASPRALPFINGRPKADR